Genomic segment of Actinomycetes bacterium:
CGACCAGGTGACCGGGCAGCAGGCGTCGGGCTAGCATCGGCGGCGCCAGCACCCATCTGACCCGTCGATGCCCATGGTCAGACCCCACCGCATCTACGCGGCGCTGTACGACCGGCAGCTGCGCCCGCTCGAGCGCGGCTGGCTCGGCCAGCGCCGCGCCGCGCTGCTCGGCGACCTCGCCGGGCAGGTGCTGGAGGTCGGCGCCGGCACCGGCACCAACCTGGCCTGCTACCAGCACGCCAGCAGGATCGTGGCCTGCGAG
This window contains:
- a CDS encoding class I SAM-dependent methyltransferase translates to MVRPHRIYAALYDRQLRPLERGWLGQRRAALLGDLAGQVLEVGAGTGTNLACYQHASRIVACEPDPAMRARLAGKLAAARVPVELCDAPAEALPFADQSFDAVVCMLVLCTVADPAAALAESYRV